A region from the Sphingomonas brevis genome encodes:
- a CDS encoding 2OG-Fe(II) oxygenase: MASQTGDEPTPLFEINPNLDRQSLAAQFARDGRIQVRDVLTQRTALEIARILSTETPWGLSWQAGANGPHHLRAGDMAKLGPGDGPAMAQAIGKAIQGTEYAFAYTAYPILDAYLEKWHPGSPLELLLEHINDDPFLALLRDVTGIAELVKADAQATLYRPGQFLSLHSDSHKEEGWRVAYVLNFTTTEWRPDWGGYLMFFDEDGDIEAGYKPRFNSLNLFAVPRWHAVSYVPQFAPTARYAITGWARDR, from the coding sequence TTGGCCTCTCAAACCGGCGACGAGCCTACCCCCCTGTTCGAGATCAATCCCAATCTGGACCGCCAGTCGCTGGCGGCGCAGTTCGCCCGGGATGGCAGGATCCAGGTCCGAGATGTGCTGACCCAGCGGACTGCGCTCGAAATCGCGCGCATCCTCTCGACCGAAACGCCGTGGGGCTTGTCGTGGCAGGCAGGCGCTAACGGCCCTCACCATTTGCGCGCCGGCGACATGGCCAAGCTCGGCCCGGGCGACGGGCCCGCAATGGCCCAGGCGATCGGCAAGGCGATCCAGGGCACGGAATATGCCTTCGCCTACACAGCCTACCCGATTCTCGACGCTTACCTCGAGAAATGGCACCCTGGCAGCCCGCTCGAACTGCTGCTCGAGCATATTAACGACGACCCGTTCCTGGCGCTGCTGCGCGATGTCACGGGCATCGCCGAGCTGGTCAAGGCCGACGCCCAAGCGACGCTTTACCGTCCCGGCCAGTTCCTCAGCCTGCACAGCGACAGCCACAAGGAAGAAGGTTGGCGGGTCGCCTATGTGCTCAATTTCACGACGACCGAATGGCGACCCGATTGGGGCGGCTACCTCATGTTCTTCGACGAAGACGGGGATATCGAGGCCGGCTACAAGCCGCGCTTCAACAGTCTCAACCTGTTCGCCGTGCCGCGCTGGCACGCGGTGTCCTACGTGCCGCAATTCGCTCCGACCGCGCGCTATGCGATTACCGGCTGGGCGCGCGACCGCTAG